Part of the Roseofilum capinflatum BLCC-M114 genome is shown below.
AGAATATCGGACGGCGGGTATTTTAGGACGGTTAGAGCTTGATGGGCCTCGGTTTGTGTTTCCGGTACAATTAATGCAGTGCGATCGCTACGTCGAGCATCGTCTTGCCCTGGCTGGAGATGCCGCCCATTGTTGCCATCCCGTCGGAGGACAAGGCCTCAATTTAGGCATTCGTGATGCTGCTGCTTTAGCCGAAGTCATCAAAACCGCCCATACTCAAAACCAAGATATCGGCCAATTAGAGAACCTCAAACCCTATCAACAGTGGCGCAAACCTCAAAACTGGATGATTCTCGGTTTTACCGATTTCTTAGACCGCACATTTTCCACCGACTGGTTACCCGTGGTTTGGATACGCCGTTTAGGATTACTCTTCTTACAGAAGTTTCGCATCGGTCGTTATCTTTCCCTTAGATTGATGACCGGTTTAATGGGACGCGCTCCAGAGGTCAATTAAAAATTGTTCATTACTTCTTGAAAGTATTGGTTCATATAGCTAGTCTAAATGAGTTGTGCAACAGGAAAGTCCCTCTCCCTATATCCCTCTCCCACGGGAGAGGGACTTTCCCCCTTCTCCCTTCGGCTTCGCTCCCTTCGACTTCGCTCAGGGCAAGCAGGACAGCGCCTGCGGGAGAAGGCTTGCCCTGAGCGTAGCCGAAGGGGGTAGGGGGATGAGGGGAAGCCATTAACTTAAAGTCTGAAGAGAAGAATGATTAACAGTGCCGAGACGAAACAGGCTAGAGGTGTTCGGGTTAAGTTCCATTGATTCCAACGGGGTTCAAAGTCGAGACGAGCGGACTGGTAGGTGGCTTCATCCATCTCATCGAGCTTCAACGCTTGCAATTGCTTATTCAGGGGGATGTTAATCGTGAATGTCGGTAACTGGACACCAAGAATATAAGTCAGTACGGCAAAGATGATGAGAAGATACCCAACGCTATCCAATTGTCCCAGACTCAGGATACCGGACGCGACTAAAAAGAGGATGGAACCGAGCCAAAGGAAGACAAAAACGGGCTGATTATTTTGGATAATGCCATCGATGACTTGAAAGGCTCGAATAAATTCGCGATCGCTTAATTGTGTTATCCCTGGCATGACGACGATCGCAAATGCCAGGAGGAAGCCAGCCACCAGAGAACATAAAAATGTAGCTAGTATCAATGTAATTTGAAAAAAACCTTCGATTGGCATCGAAAACACTCCTGCACTACGGGCTAGTCATAACGGGCTAGTCATAACAGCGATAAACGCTGTAATTGTTAATTGTTAATTGTTAATTGTTAATTGCTTATTGAAGCCATAAATTCTTCCCCAGTTAACCGTGGATGATCGCCTGCTAAATCGTATAAGTGGGGCTTCTTGTCAATGAAAATTTCTCCCGCCAGCTTAAATTGAGTTAAATCATCAAAAGTTCCCATCCACAGCATATACTGATCGCCCTCTTTCAAGCGATAGAACAAATGAGTCCCACAACGATTACAAAATCCGCGCTCGGCCCATTCTGAGGAATCGAACCGACTCATGTTTGCCTCACCCTCAAAGGTGACTTGTCCCACACTTACCGCAAACCCAGGGCCACCCGTCCATCGCAGACAGATATTACAGTGACAACTGTACACATCAGTTTCTACATCTTCGGCGGAGTAAGTAACTGCACCACACTGGCAATGTCCTGTCGCTTTCATGGCAACGTCCTGGAATAAATTTCTGTGTCGAGTGTACACTGAAAGCGCTTTATTTTGGTAATGGGTCATGGTCTTTTTGCTTAAAATTGCCCATTTTTAAGGGAGCGTAACATTTTTATAATGTCACGAGGATCGAGGCGTTGCGTGTAATCTGCATTGACAAAAGATAGAGCGACTTGACCGTTTTGACGAATAACGTAGGTTGCTGGAATGGGTAATTCAAAGGTTTGATCGCCATTGTAAGCGGGAAGATCGATATCCAACCGTTGATAGATGACGCGCAGAGATTCGGGTAAGCGAAAGACCAAGCCATAGCTTCGAGCAACGGAATTATGGCGATCGCTCAGAACGTTAAAGGTGAGTTCATGTTTAGCAACCATGTGGGATGAATTCTCGAAGGTTTGAGGGGAGATAGCAACAAGAGTTGCCCCTAAATCCCTTAAAGTGGGCGAAATCCGCTCAAGAGCTTGTAATTCCAAGTTGCAAAACGTACACCATTGTCCTCGATAGAAGGAGAGAACGACAGGGCCGCTCTGGAGTAACTCACTGAGGGTTATGGTTTTTCCCATGGTATTGGGTAAGGAGAAATCAGGAGCCATATCTCCTTGTTGGCAAGCTTGCTGGATGATGCCAGAGCTGTGTAATTCCTCAGTTGCTTCCTTCATTCTGGCTTTAATGGTTGCAGAGAGGTTAGCAAAGACGGCTTGAGATCTGTTTTCTAGATCTTCAGTTAAACCCATAAATATCCCTTGATTAGTTCACTATCTTGTCTAGAATACTGCTTGAAAATTAATCTACGGTGAGAAATTCTAGGAGGCGGGTTTCAAACCCGCCCCTACAACCGTGGCTCATTGCTATAGTAGGAATATTGGTGCGAAGGGCCTTCGCTCCTACAGCATATCTATATCTCATTGGAAACTCCCTCTCCTATGTTGCAAGCGGAACAAGTGTTATCCGTTCAATCAACGTCTTCCCAACCCCTAGAATATCAGCTACACCGGAAATTGGGACGGACGGCGGCAGGTCGTCAAACTTGGTTGGCTACGGATTTAACCAGTAATGAATCGGTAACCCTGAAGTTGTTGGCGTTTAATCCTCAGATGCAATGGGATGAGCTGAAGTTGTTTGAACGGGAAGCGCAGGTGCTGCAAGCGCTCGATCATGCTTGTATTCCGAAATATCGGGATTATTTTTCTCTGGATCAAGAGATGGGGGGAGGGGTTCCTTGGTTTGGGTTGGTGCAGGAGTATATTCCGGGTGCATCGTTGCAGGAGCGGTTGGAGAATGGGGGGCGTTTTGCGGAGGAGGAGGTGAAGGATATTGCGGCTTCTGTGTTGAAAATCCTGATCTATTTACATCGCTTGAGTCCCCCGGTGCTGCATCGGGATATTAAGCCGAGTAATATTATTTTGGGTGAGGATGGGCAGGTTTACTTAGTCGATTTTGGGGCGGTGCAATCGCAAGCGGCGGTGACTGGGGTGACGTTTACGGTGGTAGGAACGAGTGGTTATGCACCGTTGGAGCAGTTTTGGGGGCGTGCGGTTGCGGCTTCAGATCTCTATGCATTAGGCGCGACGTTGATTCATGTGGTGACTGGGGTTCCGCCGATCGATCTGCCCCATCGAGACAATCGAATTCAATTTCGCGATCGCTCGACACTCAATCCCTATTTCATCACCTGGATCGAGAAAATGACCGATCCAGCCCTAGAAAAGCGGTTTAGCAGCGCTCAGGAAGCCTTCAATCAACTCTATACCCAACCGGTGGAGATCTCCACCACCCAGAGCGCTAAGTTTGGCCATGTCCCAAAACCGGACAACACCCTGATTGACATTTGGCGATCGCCCACTTCGCTAAAATTAGAAATACCTCCTAGATTTGAGCGCAATACCTTCAGAACCCTTGCCCTCATCTTAGCCAGCTTGATGATTACCCGGACGATGTTTATGGGCGTTCTCAGACTTCTTCACAATCCCTTGATTTTGCTCGTTGTGTTTTTAACCATTGTTGTCCTAATCTTGTTATTTTCAGCGACTGAAACCCAAGTCACGTTTGAGAAAGAGGAGTTTACCATCGAAAGGAAGTTATTTGGTTGGAGCTACCTAACCCAAACCGGTTTATCCGAACAGTTAATGGGGGTCTTTATTCACCATGAACACTATGGCACCCTGGTAAAACTCCATTGCCACAATTATACTGGAGAATACACTTATGGAATTGCTCCTGGTATAAGACCCAATGAAGCCGCTTGGGTTACCCATGAAATCCAAGACTGGCTCTATTCTCAGTCGGATGATACTTAATTTGATGACGAGGGGATAGGGAATAGGGAATAGGGAATAGGGAATAGGGGATAGGGGATAGGGAATAGGGAATAGGGAATAGGGAATAGGGAATAGGGAATAGGGAATAGGGAACACAACAGCGAGCAAGATGTTCGCACTCCTCACTTTAATCGAATTCACAAAATTCTCACAATTATCATCTAGCTTAGAAAGTAAGCAAAAACAGCTTCAAGTCTTGACATACAAAGGCTAGGTTAGAATAGTAATCGAGAGAGGTTCATCGCTATCCCTCTTCTATGGAGGACACCTTGATGCGTTATATGTCTAAAAGATTGACCTATGAAGAATTGGAGCAGAGGGTTCAGGAGCTGGAGGCAAGCCAAACGCTCCGAGAACAAAGCCGTATTGGCCAATCGATCGACAGCATACAAGCCGGGGTAGTGGTTCATGGGAAGAATGGAACCGTAATTAAAAGTAATACGACAGCGCAAATCATGCTTGGCTTAACACGCGAGCAGATGCTTGGAAAGGAATTGACCGATACTGCTTGGACATTTTTGCGGGAGGACGGCAGCCCGATGCCGGTTGAAGAATATCCTGTGTCGCGGGTTCTTAAGACGAAAAAACCCGTCCACAACCTGGTGGTGGGCATTCAGCAAAGCGACAAAGCCGAACCGATGTGGGTTCTCGATACAGCAATCCCGGAGTTTGATGAAAACGGACACCTCAGCCAAATTGTCACCACCTTTATGGACATTAGCGCACTTAAAAAAAGTGAGGAACGATATCGGAACTTGTTCGAGAATATGATGCACGAGGTACATCTCTGGAAGCTCGTTCGTGATGAACAAGGTGCGATTAAGACCTGGAGATTGGTAGAGGTCAATCCTGCTGCTCTCAAAGCCTGGGGCAAAACCCGTCCTGAAATTATCGGCAAAACCACCAATGAAATCTTCTCTTATGATGCAACGGAGCAGTTCATGCCCATTGTGAAAAAGATTTTTTCAGAAGGTACACCCTACACATGGGAAGCCTATTTCCCACCAACGGGTCAGTTCTACCACATGACCAGTGTTTCATTTGGGGAATATTTCATAAGTACCGGGACAGACATCACCGACCGCAAACAAATCGAAGATGCTTTGAGAGAAAGTGAAGAACGCCACCGATTATTCTATAATCCATCCTTCGGCGGCAGTATCATTCACGATCGAGGACGTATTCTTGATTTTTCAAAAGGCGTAATCAATATTACAGGGTATTCCTATGACGAACTGGTCGGCATGGATGGCCTTCTTCTCATTGCACCGGACTGGCGTGACTTGGTGATGGACAAGATCATCTCAGGATCTGAAGAGTCGTATGAGGTGGAAGGTATCCGAAAGGATGGCACAATTTTTCCGTTGCGACTTCATGCAAAGGCTATTCAATATCATGGTAAGCCAGCTCGGGTCGTCGAGTTTCGTGATATTTCTGACATCAAAAAAGCAGAGCAAGCATTAAAGAAAAGCGAACGTTTATTGCGTAATGTCATTGACACTTCAACTGATTATATCTTTGTCAAAGACAAGGAGTTAAAGACAATCTTATGCAATCGAAAATTTGCTCAAGGAGTTAATAAAGAACCGTCTGAGTTGATTGGCAAAACCGATCTGGAGAACGGTTGGGATGCTGAACTGCTGGAAGGCAACCCCGACAAAGAAATCATAGGATACCATCAATACGATCTAGAAGTATTAAGCGGAAAGATTGTTCAAAACACGATTACAGCAATCGTTTCTGGTGAAACTCGTTTTTTGCATAGTGTAAAAATCCCGCTCAAAGATGAGAACAATCAAATATTTGGTGTCCTTGGAATAAACAGAGATGTTACCGAACAAAAAAAAGTTGAACAAGCTCTCAAAGCAAGCGAAGAACAGTTCCGCACCCTCGTTAATGAAAGCCCATTCCCGGTTGTTGTTTTAGATGCGGCGGGTGAAAATATTTTACATTGGAGTAAAAGCGCACAAGAACTGTTTGGACATCAGCCCCAAACGCCTGCCGAATGGTTTTCCCTGGCTTATCCCGATCCCCAATACCGCCAGGAGGTAATGGATCGCTCGCAGCCGTATCTAGAAAGAATGCAACACTCGACAACCGCCGTGAATACTGGTGAATATCATATTACCTGCCGGGATGGGTCTGTCAAAATATGCGAGATCTACGCGCAATTGATTTCTGGCCACCTTGTGTTGACCAATAATGATATTACCGATCGCAAACAGGCTGAAGCAGAAATTCATGCCGCTAGGGAGTTTCTGAATACGCTGATTGATTTAAGTATGTTCGGGATGTGGATATCCGATCGCGACGGGACAGTCATCCAGGTCAACCGTATTGTATGTGAAACCCTGAATATACCGGACGATCAGATTGTCGGCACATATAACGTTTTTCAGGACGATAACCTGAAAGCGCAAGGTGTGATGCCGAAAGTGCAGTCTGTTTTCGAGACGCATCAACCAGCGCATTTTACGATTTTTTGGCAAGGGACAAAGATTAATGATATTGCTTTTCAAGCAGCACGGGATATGTATATCGATGTCTATATGTTCCCGATCATGGACTCACAAGGAAAGTTGAAAAATGTCGTCTGTCAATGGGTAGACATTAGCGAACTCAAAAATGCGGAAAACCAACTGCGTGAAATGGTTGAATTTGATGCCTTAACGCAAGTTTATTCAAGACAGCATTTATTAGATTTAGCCGAAAGAATGTTTATGCGTATCAAGCAAGGCCAAACTTCGCTTGTATGTATGATGTTCGATATCGATCACTTTAAATCCATCAACGATCGATATGGACACAAGACTGGTGATATTGCATTAATCGCTTTTTCAGAAATTATCTCTAAGAATATTAGGTGCAATGATATATTCGGAAGGCTGGGTGGAGAAGAATTTTTGGCAGTCATTCCAGAAATTTCATTAGAAGCGGGTCAGAAATTAGCTGAACGAATAAGAATTGAAGTTGAAAAAACACCAATTATGGCGGGTGTAGACTGCATAACCATGACAGTGAGTATTGGTATATCAATGTACAAAAAAGCTAAGAATTTTGCTACATTTGGTGAACTCATAGAACTTTCTGATAAGGCTCTCTACGAAGCGAAGAATAGTGGTAGAAATCGTGTTTGCGTTGATAATACATAATCATTAGATATAGCTAGTCTAAAAGTTTTTTTAAGTCTTCTGTCGCAAAACTTACTCTGCTAGAAAGCGATCGCCCCTAAAATACGGACTGGTTGTGCAACTGAAGGGTTAAGTTACCGATTTTATGCCCTGTGCTAAGGCTCTCCAGTATTATATTCTGATCGTGGTATCATAGAATGAAAAATCAAAATCAATCAGAAACCTGGTGGCATTCAATGAGACAGCGCTTCCCCTGGAACCCTTTAACTCATTAGGATTTTCTCGCCCGTTAATACTTATCTTTGCTGAAGCTATGGGGGAGATTCCGAACTCAGAGGAGTTAGGAGAATTTAGTGAGTCTGAAGAATTTCAGTCTGCCTGGGTCATTCTCACTATCATATGGGGAATTGTACATCTAACCGATCTTAGTTGTACGTTGAATTCGCTTATTGATTGTTAAACGATTCTTTCCTGAATTAATTGACGCAATGCTTGTTCTGCTGCGATTTCATCTTCTTGGGCTTGCTGTAAAAAATGATATAAATCTGCTTTTTCGACGAGAGGAAAGGTCGGCGATCGCTCCCATTCCTGATACACTGTTCCTTGCAGTCGGTAAATGCGCCATTTTTGCCCATCGTAGCGCCAAAATTCCGGCACTCCCAGAGCCGCATACAGTTGATTTTTATCCATATCTGTGTGGGTAATATCGACTTCAACGACTAAATCTGGGGGCGGATCTTGCTGTAAATCAACCCTGCGACCCGCAACTTGAGGTTGATTTTGGATATAGTAGGCGTTATCGGGTTCTGCACCGCGATCCAAGTCTGGACGAGCTAAAGTGGTCGAGCGCATAGATTTGAGCTTCAATCCCATGGCTGCGACTAGCACGCGAATAAAGACCCCAATCAACTCAGCCGCAAATTCATGGTCTTCTAGGGGCATAATGAATTCTAGCGTTCCGCGATCGTAAATCAGCCGTACTGCGCGACTTTCCGGTAAGCCCTGGAGAATCTGTTGATAGTTTTCCCACGCTAATCCATGCAGCGCCAATCGCTGTTCTCCCAGCGTTTTCTGTTGGTGGGTCGCAATTCCAGAAATCATCTATCTCTTTGACCACTGACTGATTTTAGTTTATATCAAATCCAAAATTCTTACCCTGGAACAGCAGGTATATCTCGGAGTAAGTCAGGTTCGTTATGTACAAAGGTAATTTGCAATGTCCCGACTAGCTCTTGCTCTTTCAGGGTTGAGTCATGGGCAAGCATAAGCTGCTCTAAACTCTCTTGGCTCAACTGCAAACCTGTCTCCTGTAGCGTTGCAGCGAGTCTGTTTAAATTAGCGATCGGAACTTGGAAATTGATGCAAATCAGGAGATTTGAGTAGAGGTGAAAGTTGGTAATCCAAGCTCCCGCTTGATTAATTGCCTCACTTACACGATAGGTCATCCCAATTCGTTCTGCTCTCGTAAATCCATCCAGGCGTAGGAACCGTTGCATAAACAAAACTAGCCTCCAATGTGAACCAGCTACAATATAGCGAGAATGAGTTAGACATCAGAAAAGTTGTTGCAAAACTTACTCTGCTAGAAAGCGATCGCGCCCAATTATGAACCCGCTACTCTACAACTTCCATATCTTCAGCTACCTACTTAAACTCTGAAGGGCATAGCTAAACTCAAAGAGGGAAATCACATGAAAAATCGAAATCAAGCGGACACTTGGTGGTATTCAATGAGACGGCGATTCCCCTGGAAGCAGTTCATCATTGGAGGGCTGATTCCAATTGGAATCTTTTATCTATTTCATCGTTTTGAGAAGCCTTTGATTGGTGCTTTTTTAGCGGCTGGCTGGGCTGTTGGAGTAGCTGCAATCACTCATTTAGCATTTAAGAAAATCAATCTCTTTGCCGTATTATCTATCCCTTTAACTCTGATTGAAATCGTGGGCATAATAGTTACACTTAATCCAGACTTTTATCTGGCTACAGCAGCGATCGATCATACGCTTTGGGGATTGATTTTTCTTGGCTCATTAGGATTTTCTCGCCCCTTAATACTTGTCTTTGCTGAAGCTATGGGGGAAATTCCGAAATCACAGGAGTTAGGGGAATTTAGGCAGTCTGAAGAATTTCAGTCTGCCTGGGTCATTCTCACTATCATATGGGCAATTGTACATCTAATGGCGGCAGTATTCTTAATTTTCTCCCAAATTTGGTTGCCACTGGAAATTTTTCTAATTATGCGTACAGCTTTTAGCACTCCTTTGTTGGCAGTGCTAGTAGCCTTTAGTTTTTGGTTTCCAAGATGGTATTGGAACCGATCTTAGTTGTACGTTGAACGCCCTTTCAAGGGGACTGCTATAGTTCCTCTGGATCATGTGAATCTTGGGTAGCAGCGAGGGAGATCGGAGATGCTCCATTCTGGAACGGCTCCTGTGGATCTGGAAATTCTCAGCTATTGAGGCCCCCGATCGCCCCTAAAATAGGGACTGATTGTTAAGTTACCGCTTTTATGTCCCGTTCTAAGGCTCTTCAGTATTATATTCTGACCCGTGTGCTGTTGGCTCCCCTGATGTTGTGGCTGATTGTCACCCTGGTTTTCCTACTATTAAGGGCGACTCCGGGCGATCCGGTAGATGCCATTTATGGAGCCAGAGCATCCGCAGAGGCGAAGGCACAGCTACGACAACAATTGGGGTTAGATTTACCCTTGGGGTTGCAATACCTGAATTATTTGGGCAGTTTGTTGCAGTTGGATTTAGGCACATCCTTAACCAGTCGCGGACAAACGGTTTGGGATATCATTGGCTTGCATTTTCCGGCGACGATGGAGTTGGCGGTGTGCAGTATGGCGGTGGCGCTGGCGATCGGGATTACGATTGGGACGTTGGCAGCTTCTCGCCCCCATACACCTTTGGATGTGGGGGCGCGGTTGTTTAGCATTATTACTTATTCTGTGCCGCCGTTTTGGGCGGGGATGTTGTTGCAGTTAATTTTTGCGGTAGAACTGCAATGGTTTCCCCTGGGCACTCGCTTTGCTCTGGGGGAAACGCCTCCCCAGGGGCCAACGGGACTTTATGTGATAGATAGTTTGTTAACGGGGAATTTGGGCCAGCTTTGGGTGGCGATTCATCATTTGGCCCTGCCGTCTTTGACGTTGGGGTTGTTGCTTAGTGGGATTTTTGAGCGCATTGTGCGGGTGAATTTGCAACAAACTCTGAAGGCGGATTATGTGGAGGCAGCTAAGGCAAGGGGAATTCCGGAGTTGAGGATTTTGTTGGCCCATGCCCTGAAAAATGCCCTGATTCCGGTGATTACGATTTTGGGCTTGACCCTGGCAGCGCTGTTGGGGGGAACGGTGTTGACGGAGGTGACGTTTTCTTGGCCGGGTTTGGGGAATCGGTTGTATGAGGCGATTAGCTTACGCGACTACACTACCGTTCAGGGGGTTGTGGTCTTCTTCGCGTCTATTGTGGTGATGGCCAGTATTGCGATCGATATTTTGAATGCTTATGTCGATCCCCGGATTCGCTATTGAATATATAAGCTTAGTTAATGTTAATCATCAGGATCGCTAAATTAAAAGGGCTTTACAAAACTAAACAAAGTCACTTATATTGGAAATGTGGACGGAAAAAAACCGCCACAGAACCTAGAAAAATACATAGCCATCATATAAACATGACCACAACTCTTCAACAAAGCTCCAACGCGAGCGCTTGGGAGCGGTTCTGTCAGTGGGTTACCTCAACCGAAAACCGCCTTTATGTAGGTTGGTTCGGCGTACTGATGATCCCCACCCTCTTAACCGCTACTATCTGCTACATCATCGCTTTCGTAGCAGCTCCTCCCGTAGACATCGACGGCATCCGCGAACCCGTAGCTGGTTCCTTGCTGTATGGAAACAACATCATCTCTGGTGCTGTTGTACCTTCTTCCAACGCGATCGGTCTGCACTTCTACCCCATCTGGGAAGCAGCTTCCTTAGATGAGTGGTTGTACAACGGAGGCCCCTACCAGCTCGTCGTATTCCACTTCCTGATCGGTGTATTCGCTTACATGGGTCGTGAATGGGAATTGAGCTACCGCTTAGGAATGCGTCCTTGGATTTGCGTAGCTTACAGCGCCCCTGTAGCTGCTGCAACTGCTGTATTCTTAATCTACCCCATCGGACAAGGAAGCTTCTCTGATGGAATGCCTTTAGGAATTAGCGGAACCTTCAACTTCATGATTGTATTCCAAGCAGAACACAACATCCTCATGCACCCCTTCCACATGCTGGGAGTAGCCGGTGTATTCGGAGGTTCACTGTTCTCCGCTATGCATGGTAGTTTGGTAACCTCTTCCTTAGTTCGTGAAACCACCGAAGTTGAATCTCAAAACTACGGTTACAAATTCGGACAAGAAGAAGAAACCTACAACATCGTAGCCGCTCACGGATACTTCGGACGTTTAATCTTCCAATACGCATCCTTCAACAACAGCCGTAGCCTTCACTTCTTCTTAGGAGCTTGGCCGGTAGTTGGAATCTGGTTTACAGCTTTAGGTGTAAGCACCATGGCGTTTAACCTAAATGGATTCAACTTCAACCAATCCATCATGGATTCTCAAGGTCACGTAATCAACACCTGGGCAGATGTAATCAACCGCGCCAACCTGGGTATGGAAGTAATGCACGAGCGTAACGCTCACAACTTCCCCTTAGATTTGGCGGCTGGT
Proteins encoded:
- a CDS encoding DUF1772 domain-containing protein, with product MPIEGFFQITLILATFLCSLVAGFLLAFAIVVMPGITQLSDREFIRAFQVIDGIIQNNQPVFVFLWLGSILFLVASGILSLGQLDSVGYLLIIFAVLTYILGVQLPTFTINIPLNKQLQALKLDEMDEATYQSARLDFEPRWNQWNLTRTPLACFVSALLIILLFRL
- a CDS encoding GFA family protein; its protein translation is MKATGHCQCGAVTYSAEDVETDVYSCHCNICLRWTGGPGFAVSVGQVTFEGEANMSRFDSSEWAERGFCNRCGTHLFYRLKEGDQYMLWMGTFDDLTQFKLAGEIFIDKKPHLYDLAGDHPRLTGEEFMASISN
- a CDS encoding peroxiredoxin-like family protein, which codes for MGLTEDLENRSQAVFANLSATIKARMKEATEELHSSGIIQQACQQGDMAPDFSLPNTMGKTITLSELLQSGPVVLSFYRGQWCTFCNLELQALERISPTLRDLGATLVAISPQTFENSSHMVAKHELTFNVLSDRHNSVARSYGLVFRLPESLRVIYQRLDIDLPAYNGDQTFELPIPATYVIRQNGQVALSFVNADYTQRLDPRDIIKMLRSLKNGQF
- a CDS encoding serine/threonine protein kinase: MLQAEQVLSVQSTSSQPLEYQLHRKLGRTAAGRQTWLATDLTSNESVTLKLLAFNPQMQWDELKLFEREAQVLQALDHACIPKYRDYFSLDQEMGGGVPWFGLVQEYIPGASLQERLENGGRFAEEEVKDIAASVLKILIYLHRLSPPVLHRDIKPSNIILGEDGQVYLVDFGAVQSQAAVTGVTFTVVGTSGYAPLEQFWGRAVAASDLYALGATLIHVVTGVPPIDLPHRDNRIQFRDRSTLNPYFITWIEKMTDPALEKRFSSAQEAFNQLYTQPVEISTTQSAKFGHVPKPDNTLIDIWRSPTSLKLEIPPRFERNTFRTLALILASLMITRTMFMGVLRLLHNPLILLVVFLTIVVLILLFSATETQVTFEKEEFTIERKLFGWSYLTQTGLSEQLMGVFIHHEHYGTLVKLHCHNYTGEYTYGIAPGIRPNEAAWVTHEIQDWLYSQSDDT
- a CDS encoding sensor domain-containing diguanylate cyclase, with translation MEDTLMRYMSKRLTYEELEQRVQELEASQTLREQSRIGQSIDSIQAGVVVHGKNGTVIKSNTTAQIMLGLTREQMLGKELTDTAWTFLREDGSPMPVEEYPVSRVLKTKKPVHNLVVGIQQSDKAEPMWVLDTAIPEFDENGHLSQIVTTFMDISALKKSEERYRNLFENMMHEVHLWKLVRDEQGAIKTWRLVEVNPAALKAWGKTRPEIIGKTTNEIFSYDATEQFMPIVKKIFSEGTPYTWEAYFPPTGQFYHMTSVSFGEYFISTGTDITDRKQIEDALRESEERHRLFYNPSFGGSIIHDRGRILDFSKGVINITGYSYDELVGMDGLLLIAPDWRDLVMDKIISGSEESYEVEGIRKDGTIFPLRLHAKAIQYHGKPARVVEFRDISDIKKAEQALKKSERLLRNVIDTSTDYIFVKDKELKTILCNRKFAQGVNKEPSELIGKTDLENGWDAELLEGNPDKEIIGYHQYDLEVLSGKIVQNTITAIVSGETRFLHSVKIPLKDENNQIFGVLGINRDVTEQKKVEQALKASEEQFRTLVNESPFPVVVLDAAGENILHWSKSAQELFGHQPQTPAEWFSLAYPDPQYRQEVMDRSQPYLERMQHSTTAVNTGEYHITCRDGSVKICEIYAQLISGHLVLTNNDITDRKQAEAEIHAAREFLNTLIDLSMFGMWISDRDGTVIQVNRIVCETLNIPDDQIVGTYNVFQDDNLKAQGVMPKVQSVFETHQPAHFTIFWQGTKINDIAFQAARDMYIDVYMFPIMDSQGKLKNVVCQWVDISELKNAENQLREMVEFDALTQVYSRQHLLDLAERMFMRIKQGQTSLVCMMFDIDHFKSINDRYGHKTGDIALIAFSEIISKNIRCNDIFGRLGGEEFLAVIPEISLEAGQKLAERIRIEVEKTPIMAGVDCITMTVSIGISMYKKAKNFATFGELIELSDKALYEAKNSGRNRVCVDNT
- a CDS encoding Uma2 family endonuclease — translated: MISGIATHQQKTLGEQRLALHGLAWENYQQILQGLPESRAVRLIYDRGTLEFIMPLEDHEFAAELIGVFIRVLVAAMGLKLKSMRSTTLARPDLDRGAEPDNAYYIQNQPQVAGRRVDLQQDPPPDLVVEVDITHTDMDKNQLYAALGVPEFWRYDGQKWRIYRLQGTVYQEWERSPTFPLVEKADLYHFLQQAQEDEIAAEQALRQLIQERIV
- a CDS encoding VC0807 family protein, which encodes MKNRNQADTWWYSMRRRFPWKQFIIGGLIPIGIFYLFHRFEKPLIGAFLAAGWAVGVAAITHLAFKKINLFAVLSIPLTLIEIVGIIVTLNPDFYLATAAIDHTLWGLIFLGSLGFSRPLILVFAEAMGEIPKSQELGEFRQSEEFQSAWVILTIIWAIVHLMAAVFLIFSQIWLPLEIFLIMRTAFSTPLLAVLVAFSFWFPRWYWNRS
- a CDS encoding ABC transporter permease, whose product is MSRSKALQYYILTRVLLAPLMLWLIVTLVFLLLRATPGDPVDAIYGARASAEAKAQLRQQLGLDLPLGLQYLNYLGSLLQLDLGTSLTSRGQTVWDIIGLHFPATMELAVCSMAVALAIGITIGTLAASRPHTPLDVGARLFSIITYSVPPFWAGMLLQLIFAVELQWFPLGTRFALGETPPQGPTGLYVIDSLLTGNLGQLWVAIHHLALPSLTLGLLLSGIFERIVRVNLQQTLKADYVEAAKARGIPELRILLAHALKNALIPVITILGLTLAALLGGTVLTEVTFSWPGLGNRLYEAISLRDYTTVQGVVVFFASIVVMASIAIDILNAYVDPRIRY
- the psbA gene encoding photosystem II q(b) protein, which produces MTTTLQQSSNASAWERFCQWVTSTENRLYVGWFGVLMIPTLLTATICYIIAFVAAPPVDIDGIREPVAGSLLYGNNIISGAVVPSSNAIGLHFYPIWEAASLDEWLYNGGPYQLVVFHFLIGVFAYMGREWELSYRLGMRPWICVAYSAPVAAATAVFLIYPIGQGSFSDGMPLGISGTFNFMIVFQAEHNILMHPFHMLGVAGVFGGSLFSAMHGSLVTSSLVRETTEVESQNYGYKFGQEEETYNIVAAHGYFGRLIFQYASFNNSRSLHFFLGAWPVVGIWFTALGVSTMAFNLNGFNFNQSIMDSQGHVINTWADVINRANLGMEVMHERNAHNFPLDLAAGEAAPVALTAPSING